One Argentina anserina chromosome 6, drPotAnse1.1, whole genome shotgun sequence genomic window, GTAGTACTAACGAAGAATAAAAATTGAGCTCAGAGATTAGGAGAACAATGTTCATCAAGTAAATACTCATAAAAAATGGTAACTAGGTATCAGGGGTTTTAAACAATAAACACAGCTATTTACAAAAGCTTGTGTGCAACTTTGCATTTGTAAGTTGCCTCAAGTCACACAGGCATGGTGTAATGAATATTACCATTAAAGGCAACCCCATATTCTTCATTTGGAATGAGATTTGTTGCAGCTGGATTGTAGAAGATCCTTAGCTTTTCTCCCTGTCAAAGTTTGTAATTGATATTACGATAAAAAATTGACAATAAATGATAACACGATGAGATcagtacatatataatatcatACTTACAGCGGTAGGAGGAAGACCATTCATGGTTTTCCAATATACAGGGGCCTTCCCAAGTTCAAACATGGCCCAGGAAGGAAGTGTGAACCTATAAAGAAGAAGTTAAATGTTCAATGACATGATCACAATTTATCTTTTCAGATAATATTTTGACAGAAAGAGAAATCTAGTTCCCAATTCACTTCAATCTCAGAGGAtgtttcattttatttcaaatttaaaagaaaactaaTACAATTGCAGTAAGAGGGATTAAAATTCATACTCTTTGGCTTCCACTACAGGAGTTGTTGCAACAGCTGTTGCAGCGGCACAAATTTTCTCTGTGCTTTTGACAATTTTCTTCCATTTCAGAAGAGACTGGGGCAATGAAGAGCCCTTAAAACTGCTACCTGCATTAAATTCTAGAAGTGTTATGCATCTgagaaattaccaaacaaataatctCCTTTTGCAGCAACAATCTAACCAGAAGAAACATAACgtaaaacatggaaatgaaATGGAACCAGAAACCCTCAGAAGTTCAATATTACATCAAGAAGTTCAATATTCAATGATGTAATAGAGTGaagtatcaaaaaaaaaagtatcaaAACAACGAAATTCATAAACAACACCTGCTGAAATGAACCCAACTATGAAGAAGTGAATCAAGGAAATCTGGAAACCCAGTAGCTACACACAATACAATCAATCTAGATAGATTTATAGTAACATCCAAACCTAAGAAAATGGGATAAGGTTAAAAGCAAATCCTTATCTCTTTTACAAATTCAAACGGACTTCTATAAGATAAATGATTTTCAGTTGTGACATGCAAAGCACGTACACAGACCCACCTGAAAAGATTTATTTTTGACCAAGATAAAATATTATGATTAGCAAATTAACAGTCGAATCGTGTAGACAATCTCTAATCATGGATTTGGTTCTAAATTCAAAGAAATTCACATATGTTAAGTTTTGACACGTATCCATAAAATAATCACAAGCAAAATATAGAAACAATAATCAAAAGTACTATCAGAGATTAAGGTTAAACCCACCTAGAGAGTTTGAAGCTGGACTTGCTTTGCTGCTGAAAATGAGCGGTGTGGTCTGAAATGGTTTGGCGGAAGACGCAAAGATTGACCCGTTTGTTGCTGccatgaatcacactttagttGTGTTCTTTGCCAAGAACAAAAGACACAGAGAAAACAAATATAGCTTCAATTCCTCAGTTAGGCAAAGTGCACGGTTGAGTAAAATAGATAGAGATCTTTAGATGAAGATAATGACAGATGAGAAACCAAAGCAAATCACAGACACAAGttctaacacaaatatcagagaatccaagaaatgaaaattctTTGGCGAGGATAAAAGATATATCTGGATTATAGTACAGCCTCACAATATGAACCCAAAAATCCAAAACAACATAGCCCAAACCCAATCCTATCCCTCTTGtctctttctcttccttctctttttAATGGTGTAATTCGAACGAAATCTAAGCAGTTTGACACCGCCACAAAATATCAAAACTCTATGCCCCACCAAAAACCCCCAACCATAGTCatcaaagtttcaaactttaTTAGCTAATTATGTATAAAACTCAATTCTGTATCAAACCTTCAAACACCCACAAACCTCTTAAGCAATGGATTTGATCACATCATCACCTTCCAATCTCAAAACCCACCATTACTTCAATCTCCACCGCTCATTTCGCCGGTCAGTGAGCCCACTACTTGGTCTCCGGCCACTTCCTCAGAGCTCCAAGGTCCTCAATATTGTTCATTGCAGTTCAAAACAATCAGAACCCAATAAATGCTTATCAAGCACAAACCTTTCTACCCATTTTCTCAGCAATTCCAGTATAAACTTACCTTCAATAACCACCAATGCAGCTTTGGCAGAATCCACAGAACCCGAGCCAGAAACAGAGCAAGAAAAGTACAACAGGATTTTACTGTCTGATGTGATTGTGAAGAGGCCTAGGCATGTGTTTAAGGGCAGAAAATGGAGCACAAAGGATTTGGCCACAGCTGCTGTTGTGGTGGGGATGCATGTCCTGAGTCTTCTGGCTCCTTTTCAATTCAATTGGCGAGCTTTATGGGTGGCAGTGTCACTTTATGTTGTGACTGGTCTATTTGGTATCACTCTTTCTTATCATAGGAATCTTTCACATAGGAGTTTCAAGATTCCCAAATGGCTTGAGTACTTGTTTGCTTACTGTGGAGCTCAGGCACTTCAGGTGGGTGCAATTTTGATTCCCACTGTGGGAGAGATTTGGAGTTTGAAATACAGAGAtttagtggtgtttttttaACTGTTTGAACTTCTGGGTTTTTAGGGGAGCCCAATTGATTGGGTGTGTACACACAGATACCACCACCAGTTTTGTGACTCTGAGAAAGACCCACATAGCCCAATTGAAGGATTCTGGTATAGTCACATGAGTTGGCTCTTTGATACCAGTTCCGTTTCTGAAAGGGTATGAAAATCTCtgacattttttatttttgcatCAAATGTAAGTATGtggtacaaatacatattcaCTCAgtagtatgtttttcttatgaattatgttaaatttgaaatttgcaGTGTGGAGGCCTAGATAATGTTGGTGATTTACAGAAGCAGCCCTTCTATCAGTTCTTAAAGGCAACTTACCTTGCTCACCCAATCGCTCTTGCTGCTCTACTATATGCAACGGGAGGGTTTCCTTTCATTGTCTGGGGAATGGTAGGGATCATGGCATTTTCCAGTTATGTTCTGCTCAAGGGTTTCCTTTATCCTTGTCTTAGAGATATTAATGTGTGTTGGAAATTACTCTTGCAGGGTGTGAGGATTATTTGGGTGTACCACATTACTTGGCTGGTAAACTCAGCTTGCCATGTTTGGGGAGAAAGAGCTTGGAATACTGGTGATTTGTCTAGGAACAATTGGTATTGCTTCTACTATATATCTTCACCTATATGAACATTTTTATCACTACCTTACAAATTCTTTACATGTCACTGATGTCAGAGTTTTGTATGATTGATCTGCACTTGTAAATTTGAATGCTTGATCATATTGAATCTTATACCACATGTACCGTCCATCCACATTTCTGGCCTATAGTAACAGGGTGATGCTAAGAGATCTCAGTTTGTTCAGGTGGGTAGCATTACTTGCATTTGGAGAGGGATGGCATAATAATCACCATGCTTTTGAGTACTCAGCTAGACATGGCCTGGATTGGTGGCAACTTGATATGACTTGGTATGTTGTAAGATTGCTCCAAGCTATGGGATTGGCCACTGATGTGAAGGTACCATCAGAGCTACAGAAACAAAGGATGGCTTTGAACTAAAACGAACCAAGCTAAGCTTGCACATATTTCATTCAGAAAGCATGCTTCCGATTTCGAACgcatgctatatatatatatttcgttTATCCGAGGCAACTGAGCCAGAAGTTAGACCTCTTTTACGGTCCATCCACAAGTTTCATGTAAAACATGTCTTTTGTTGGTACATGCGCGTAGGTTAAGTAACTTTGTGTATGATGTACGTATAGTACTCTTACACATACAAAATACATTTCTTTAGTTGTGAAGGAGTAGTGGGAATGGGtagtattgattttgagataaatttttgaatttataattaatatacGGTGTAATTGTTATATACATGCTACTTGTTATCATGACTTATGATATTAGAAGACACGATAATGTTAAGTATTTTCATATACAGTATGTGAATGTTTCTATCATCATTTAATAAAATGTCTTTTGCGTACAAAAATGTATCTCTAGATTGTTGAAGGTACAAGGTATGATGTATCTTACACAACTACACAAACGTTTCTTCTTTTTGTGAACCAGGACGGTAATGGTTATGGGTGTAAATGGGCCGAGCCGAGCCGAGTACTGGGTTGTTCATGTTTGgttcatttttatttgatcaagTTCGAACAGagctaaaatttgatttatttCCTTCATGTTCAAGCTCGGCTCGGCTTGAAAAATCTCAAACTCGGCTCGGGCCGGCttgaatcatttgaaattaatattttaaaatcaagaaattcaaaataaaattcaaaatttgatgtCATAGCATCATATAAAATGTCTTTTAATCAAGAAAGAAGGGAACAATAGAGTACCTGCTTGTAGCTCCATGACGAATTGACGAAATGAGTTGTTTGTTTCTTAAGGGTTTGACCATTTAGGGTGATGACAAATTTATGGAACTTATCAAATTATGGCTCATAGTAAACACTATTTATATAATGTACAATAAGATTAGagtttcatttaattattatttataatacattgtaatattatttctcatataaaaattatactatatatattataaaagttattaaGTCAAACTTAATAAAAGAGCCGGGCTTTTAATGAGCTCGATATAGTTCGCGAGCTAAATAAGTCAAACGAGCCGAATAGTTGTTGTTCAAACTCGGCTTATTTTGAAGGTCGGGCTTAATATTGAGCTCAAGGTTGGCTAATTTAGTTTTACGAGTTCGAGCCGAACGGGCTAAAATCGAGCGGAACAAGAGCGGTTCGAGCCTACTTACCGCCCTAGTGATGATCTTGGGTGACCCACTACTAAAATTGCGAGATAATTATGAATTTGCACACTGCGTAAATTGTCATGCTCGAATACTTGGTACGTACTATAAATAATAGTTAATACAAATTACAATTTCGAGTAGCTTCGACAATTTTGAGCAGTCATGTCAACTCCTCAGATAAATACTTGTTACTACATCTTCAAGAGCATTTTGAACTAGGTAATGTGTTGCTCCATATTATTACTAAACCCTCAAATTAATTGGTTTAGGAATCCTCttacaaacaacaacaaaacataacataaCATCAAAAGAATCAAGAATCTTAGTTAGTACAAACATTTGGAACTTCAAAGCTCAGTGTAAAAAGTTTTGGTAATCAgacaagaaagaagaatgtGTATGTCTTGAAGGGATAAATTTAAGGTATAGATTAAGGGCCAAGGTAAGTAAGCACGGGAGCACAAGAAGCATGCATATGAATTACATGTTTATTAACTGCGTAAAGATCGATGATTTGCTGGTGTGCGTACTCACAGGTGTTTTGAATCCGTTTCCTTTATTGGGTTGATTATAACTAAACACACACAACAAAGTGCTTCTTGTAAAAAACCATTTTGGTTGTTCACCCGATACTCAGCTTACGTCAATACAAAAGCATgctttcttccttttcttgtTCGTCTATTACTAATCCAATTAAATAAACATATCAGACTCTTGGGATTTAGGCTTGCTTTGTTATAGTGATTAATAATTTTGAGATGCAGTTAACAGTACTACAAAGGGTGTGTTCAATTTTATCGTATCGATCATTTCATCGATCGATTTCAAGAGCAATGTTAACGAAATAGTACTCTAGTCACAAACCTATGACAACAATATCTGTAGAAATTTCACGACCATTATATTGACAGTGTTAAAGGAAGCCTCAACTAAGACAACGAGCGAGGCTCGTCAAACCAGAAATTAAGAACATACGATGTTCATGTATGAATTAAGCCCCTGTGGTTT contains:
- the LOC126799979 gene encoding palmitoyl-monogalactosyldiacylglycerol delta-7 desaturase, chloroplastic; translation: MDLITSSPSNLKTHHYFNLHRSFRRSVSPLLGLRPLPQSSKVLNIVHCSSKQSEPNKCLSSTNLSTHFLSNSSINLPSITTNAALAESTEPEPETEQEKYNRILLSDVIVKRPRHVFKGRKWSTKDLATAAVVVGMHVLSLLAPFQFNWRALWVAVSLYVVTGLFGITLSYHRNLSHRSFKIPKWLEYLFAYCGAQALQGSPIDWVCTHRYHHQFCDSEKDPHSPIEGFWYSHMSWLFDTSSVSERCGGLDNVGDLQKQPFYQFLKATYLAHPIALAALLYATGGFPFIVWGMGVRIIWVYHITWLVNSACHVWGERAWNTGDLSRNNWWVALLAFGEGWHNNHHAFEYSARHGLDWWQLDMTWYVVRLLQAMGLATDVKVPSELQKQRMALN